From the Desulfohalovibrio reitneri genome, one window contains:
- a CDS encoding substrate-binding protein — translation MSKSTKTTITRRTAIKTVAASALAVTCAPAFFVRNAWAEKAIGNFPVKGKEVVFGFNVPQTGAYADEGADELRAYKLAVDHLNNGGGMLGTLDPCALDGNGVLGKKVSYVVGDTQTNPDAARTSARRMVERDKVIMFGGGSSSAVAIAQQYLAQEMGVVFMCGLTHSNDTTGKDRRRYGFRHFYNAYMTGKALGPVLAETYGSDRRAFHLTADYTWGHTQYESIKSFTEAEGWTTVNNIMTPLGNTDYSQFLTAVLNSDADVVVLNHYGKDMVNSLTQAVQFGMREMQKNGKQMQVVVPLFSRLMAKGAGPSNIDGVFGTANWNWALRDTGSQAFVKSFEREYGFPPSQAAQTCYVQTLLYADACQRAGTFYPPEVIKALEGHTFTGAGPGESFMRAGDHQCFHDVLVVQGQGMAARQGDFDFLRVYKQVPRDQVSYPVDTFPGDLGPYKPA, via the coding sequence ATGTCCAAGTCCACCAAGACGACCATCACCCGCCGCACCGCCATCAAGACCGTGGCAGCGTCTGCCCTGGCCGTGACGTGCGCACCCGCCTTCTTCGTGCGCAACGCCTGGGCCGAAAAGGCCATCGGCAACTTCCCGGTCAAGGGCAAGGAGGTGGTCTTTGGCTTCAACGTTCCGCAGACCGGCGCCTACGCCGACGAGGGCGCGGACGAACTGCGCGCCTACAAACTGGCCGTGGACCACCTCAACAACGGCGGGGGCATGCTCGGGACTCTCGATCCCTGCGCGCTGGACGGCAACGGGGTGCTGGGCAAGAAAGTCTCCTACGTGGTGGGCGACACCCAGACCAACCCGGACGCGGCCCGCACCAGCGCCCGCCGCATGGTCGAGCGGGACAAGGTGATCATGTTCGGGGGCGGCTCCTCCAGCGCGGTGGCCATCGCCCAGCAGTACCTGGCCCAGGAGATGGGCGTGGTCTTCATGTGCGGGCTGACCCACTCCAACGACACCACGGGCAAGGATCGGCGCCGCTACGGCTTCCGCCACTTCTACAACGCCTACATGACCGGCAAGGCCCTCGGCCCGGTGCTGGCCGAAACCTATGGCTCGGACCGCCGCGCCTTCCACCTGACCGCTGACTACACCTGGGGCCACACCCAGTACGAGTCCATCAAAAGCTTCACCGAGGCTGAAGGGTGGACCACGGTCAACAACATCATGACCCCGCTGGGGAACACCGACTACTCCCAGTTCCTGACCGCCGTGCTCAACTCCGACGCGGACGTTGTGGTGCTGAACCACTACGGCAAGGACATGGTCAACTCCCTGACCCAGGCCGTGCAGTTCGGCATGCGCGAGATGCAAAAGAACGGCAAGCAGATGCAGGTGGTGGTGCCCCTTTTCAGCCGCCTCATGGCCAAGGGCGCGGGGCCGTCCAACATCGACGGCGTCTTCGGCACGGCCAACTGGAACTGGGCCCTGCGGGACACTGGCTCCCAGGCCTTCGTCAAGTCCTTCGAGAGGGAGTACGGCTTTCCGCCCTCCCAGGCGGCCCAGACCTGCTACGTGCAGACCCTGCTCTACGCCGACGCCTGCCAGCGGGCAGGGACCTTCTATCCGCCCGAGGTCATCAAGGCCCTGGAGGGCCATACCTTCACCGGAGCGGGGCCGGGCGAGTCCTTCATGCGCGCCGGGGACCACCAGTGCTTCCACGACGTTTTGGTGGTGCAGGGGCAGGGAATGGCCGCCCGCCAGGGGGACTTCGACTTCCTGCGCGTCTACAAGCAGGTGCCCAGGGACCAGGTCAGCTATCCGGTGGATACTTTCCCCGGTGATCTCGGTCCCTACAAGCCCGCATAA
- a CDS encoding branched-chain amino acid ABC transporter permease: protein MSGHLINSLTLQVLTGLQLGAIYALIALGLTLIFGTLGVVNFAHGALYLVAAYCAVFIANSLGFGWGVVLVPTILFAAGWIMERGLVRHFYTRPHTDQILVTFGLAIVVEEALKWGFGSNNIPYPAPAWGSGIVRLHDYLGFLEGFVVFPKWRLVLIGVSLAVIVALFALLRLTTFGLVIRAGMRDAGMLRFLGVNISQRFALVFGLGALIAGVAGVFGGPITQVSPEVGMHLLVPSFLVVVIGGMGSLEGALIAAMLLGMALSFSAQYSAVQQIIIYLVAVVVLLVRPRGLLGKKGVFE, encoded by the coding sequence ATGTCCGGCCATCTCATCAACAGCCTCACCCTGCAGGTCCTCACCGGGCTGCAACTGGGGGCCATCTACGCCCTCATCGCCCTGGGCCTGACGCTGATCTTCGGCACCCTGGGCGTGGTCAATTTCGCCCACGGCGCCCTCTACCTGGTGGCCGCCTACTGCGCGGTCTTCATCGCCAACTCCCTGGGCTTCGGCTGGGGAGTGGTCCTGGTTCCCACAATCCTCTTCGCGGCGGGCTGGATCATGGAACGGGGGTTGGTGCGCCACTTCTACACCCGGCCGCACACCGACCAGATCCTGGTCACCTTCGGCCTGGCCATCGTGGTGGAGGAGGCGCTCAAGTGGGGCTTCGGCTCCAATAACATCCCGTACCCAGCTCCGGCTTGGGGCTCGGGCATCGTGCGGCTGCACGACTACCTAGGCTTTCTGGAGGGCTTCGTGGTCTTCCCCAAGTGGCGGCTGGTGCTCATCGGGGTCTCGCTGGCGGTCATCGTGGCCCTCTTCGCCCTGCTGCGGCTGACCACCTTCGGCCTGGTCATCCGCGCGGGCATGCGCGACGCGGGCATGCTTCGCTTTCTGGGCGTGAACATCTCCCAGCGGTTCGCCCTGGTCTTCGGGCTGGGCGCGCTCATCGCCGGAGTGGCCGGGGTCTTCGGCGGCCCCATCACCCAGGTCAGCCCGGAGGTGGGCATGCACCTGCTGGTGCCCTCCTTCCTGGTCGTCGTCATCGGCGGCATGGGTTCGCTGGAGGGGGCGCTCATCGCGGCCATGCTGCTGGGCATGGCCCTGAGCTTCTCGGCTCAGTACTCGGCGGTGCAGCAGATCATCATCTACCTGGTGGCGGTGGTCGTCCTTCTGGTGCGTCCGCGCGGCTTGCTGGGCAAGAAGGGGGTGTTCGAATGA
- a CDS encoding branched-chain amino acid ABC transporter permease — MMTAARFSWPREGLVLGGFAALVLAMPLWLPWIGGYEALATKIVIWAIFALGFDILLGFTAYLSFGHAAFFGTSAYITGLMLKHASTSIIWALFASAVGTLVLAFILGGLILRRSGIYFSILSLAFAQMLHAAALSIFARWTGGDNGLTMDTAPELLGMHMEGQPMFYFAALLLIAGFVAARQIKRSPLGLMLQAVKENHMRLEYTGVNVMGYKIAAYVISAVYAGVAGSLMVIYEPYVATKFLNWSTSGEVVIMSVIGGVNTLVGPMLGAGFMLYFENVVQGLIGAQWKLVLGLIFVLVVIFLPGGFVDLWRRLRRRFGPAPDRRDNVPDAPGSLLEQREARYKAIEEEA; from the coding sequence ATGATGACCGCGGCGCGTTTCTCCTGGCCCCGCGAAGGGCTTGTCCTGGGCGGCTTCGCCGCGCTGGTCCTGGCCATGCCTCTCTGGCTGCCCTGGATCGGCGGCTACGAAGCCCTGGCCACCAAGATCGTCATCTGGGCCATCTTCGCCCTGGGCTTCGACATTCTGCTGGGCTTCACCGCCTACCTCTCCTTCGGCCACGCCGCCTTTTTCGGCACCTCGGCCTACATCACCGGGCTGATGCTCAAACATGCTTCCACCAGCATAATCTGGGCTCTTTTTGCCAGCGCGGTGGGTACCCTCGTCCTGGCCTTCATCCTGGGCGGGCTCATCCTGCGGCGCTCCGGCATCTACTTCTCCATCCTTTCCCTGGCCTTCGCCCAGATGCTCCACGCGGCGGCCCTTTCCATCTTCGCCCGCTGGACAGGCGGGGACAACGGCCTGACCATGGACACCGCGCCCGAGCTTCTGGGCATGCATATGGAGGGGCAGCCCATGTTCTACTTCGCGGCCCTGCTGCTCATCGCCGGGTTCGTGGCCGCGCGGCAGATCAAACGCTCGCCCCTGGGCCTCATGCTGCAGGCGGTCAAGGAAAACCACATGCGTCTGGAGTACACCGGGGTCAATGTCATGGGCTACAAGATCGCGGCTTACGTCATCAGCGCGGTCTACGCGGGTGTGGCCGGATCGCTGATGGTCATCTACGAGCCCTACGTGGCCACCAAGTTCCTCAACTGGTCCACCTCGGGCGAGGTGGTCATCATGTCCGTCATCGGCGGGGTCAACACCCTGGTCGGCCCCATGCTGGGCGCGGGTTTCATGCTCTACTTCGAGAACGTGGTGCAGGGGCTCATCGGTGCTCAGTGGAAGCTGGTGCTGGGGCTGATCTTCGTGCTGGTGGTCATCTTTCTGCCGGGCGGGTTCGTGGACCTGTGGCGCAGGCTGCGCCGCCGCTTCGGCCCGGCTCCCGACCGCCGCGACAACGTGCCCGACGCCCCGGGCTCACTCTTGGAACAGCGCGAGGCCCGCTACAAGGCCATTGAGGAGGAGGCATGA
- a CDS encoding ABC transporter ATP-binding protein has protein sequence MNGEHLLEVHDVAKSFGGLKALSGVELEVEEGTIHAVIGPNGAGKSTLLNVLIGLLPPDDGTVWFAGRPMIGRNPYDGTRLRTLAPHEIIQRGLARVFQTPQVFGAMSLLENVAVAGLAKRDGSFAPTSLESLDPSHSLMKEAARFLTRLGLGELLHVAAEHLSRGDKRRLELALCLNAHPRLLLLDEPTAGMSRHATNKIIDLLADIHRTGMTMVVIEHDMHVVFSLAQRVTVMAQGRVIASGKPEAVRADPAVKQAYLGGAH, from the coding sequence ATGAACGGCGAACACCTGCTGGAAGTGCACGACGTGGCCAAGAGCTTCGGCGGACTCAAGGCCCTCTCCGGCGTGGAGCTGGAAGTGGAGGAGGGTACCATCCACGCGGTCATCGGACCCAACGGCGCGGGCAAGTCCACCCTGCTCAACGTGCTTATCGGACTGCTGCCGCCTGACGACGGCACGGTCTGGTTCGCGGGACGGCCCATGATCGGCCGCAACCCCTACGACGGCACCAGGCTCCGCACTCTGGCCCCGCACGAGATCATCCAGCGCGGGCTGGCCCGGGTATTCCAGACCCCGCAGGTATTCGGAGCCATGAGTTTGCTGGAGAACGTGGCCGTGGCGGGGCTGGCCAAGCGCGACGGCTCCTTCGCTCCGACCTCCCTGGAGTCCCTGGACCCCTCCCACTCCCTCATGAAGGAGGCGGCCAGGTTCCTGACCCGACTTGGCCTGGGGGAACTGTTGCATGTGGCCGCGGAGCACCTCTCCCGCGGGGACAAACGGCGGCTGGAGCTAGCCCTGTGCCTCAACGCCCACCCCCGTCTGCTGCTGCTGGACGAGCCCACGGCGGGCATGTCCCGTCACGCCACCAACAAGATCATCGACCTGCTGGCCGACATTCACCGCACCGGCATGACCATGGTGGTCATCGAGCACGACATGCACGTGGTCTTTTCCCTGGCCCAGCGCGTTACGGTCATGGCCCAGGGCCGGGTCATCGCCTCGGGCAAGCCTGAAGCGGTGCGGGCAGACCCCGCAGTCAAACAAGCCTACCTTGGAGGAGCGCACTGA
- a CDS encoding ABC transporter ATP-binding protein, which translates to MEAQGATTTHTPHAAQGPAPFLSVRDVHAYYGESYIIQGVSLEVAEGEIMALLGRNGAGKTSTLRAIARARQPALSQGEIRLGDLELHTMRDYQAARAGVQLVPEDRRVIPGITVHENLIISQVAGTKGWPLERVYEHFPRLAERRRQDAATLSGGEQQMLAVARAMARDLKLLLLDEPYEGLAPKIVEEIESIVRRIKDLGITTIIVEQNALAALELADTAAIVDMGQVVFAGGAGEVMDNEELRDQYLAI; encoded by the coding sequence ATGGAAGCCCAAGGCGCCACCACGACACACACGCCCCACGCGGCCCAAGGTCCCGCCCCATTCCTCTCGGTGCGCGACGTGCATGCCTATTACGGCGAGAGCTACATCATCCAGGGCGTCTCCCTGGAGGTGGCCGAAGGGGAGATCATGGCCCTTTTGGGCCGCAACGGGGCCGGCAAGACCTCCACCCTGCGGGCCATCGCCCGTGCCCGGCAGCCCGCCCTGAGCCAAGGGGAAATCCGGCTGGGGGATCTCGAATTGCATACCATGCGCGACTACCAGGCGGCGCGGGCCGGGGTGCAGCTGGTGCCGGAGGACCGCCGCGTCATCCCCGGCATCACCGTGCACGAGAACCTCATCATCTCGCAGGTGGCCGGAACCAAGGGCTGGCCCCTGGAACGCGTCTACGAGCACTTCCCTCGATTGGCCGAACGCCGCCGCCAGGACGCGGCCACCCTCTCCGGGGGCGAGCAGCAGATGCTGGCCGTGGCCCGGGCCATGGCCCGAGACCTCAAGCTGCTACTGCTGGACGAGCCCTACGAGGGGCTGGCACCCAAGATAGTGGAAGAGATCGAGTCCATCGTGCGCCGCATCAAGGACCTGGGCATCACCACCATCATCGTGGAGCAGAACGCCCTGGCCGCCCTGGAACTGGCCGACACCGCGGCCATCGTGGACATGGGGCAGGTGGTCTTCGCCGGCGGGGCCGGGGAAGTGATGGACAACGAGGAGCTCAGGGACCAGTACTTGGCCATCTGA
- a CDS encoding efflux RND transporter periplasmic adaptor subunit, whose product MTDSQESPQPEGPRPGWRVTLLACCLVLLAGAGVTVWIFNTEPTASRIEQTRETAMLVEVVRAERGDFRPVVEAMGTVRPARDVILRPRVEGQIVERTGAFTPGGFVERDEALLRIDPDDYRNALRQRRSELRRAESALRLEMGQQTVARKEFQLLRENLSGEEKALVLREPQLRSARAEVESARAAVEQARLELDRTTIRAPFDAQVLTREADLGSQVEAGDALGRLVGLDTYWVEATVPLAKLRWIEFPDETGGGGAEVLVRDRLAWPEGVTRKGRIHKLVGELEDRTRLARVLLAVDDPLARLEENAGRPPLMIGAFVEASIQARRIEDVVRLDRDYLRPGDTVWVLRDGRLDIRRAGVAFRDAEYAYIRDGLEDDELVVTTSLATVAEGVPLRRKESRAGEAGEPGQ is encoded by the coding sequence ATGACCGACAGCCAGGAATCGCCCCAGCCCGAGGGCCCCCGCCCCGGGTGGAGGGTGACGCTGCTCGCCTGCTGCCTGGTTCTGCTGGCGGGCGCGGGAGTGACCGTCTGGATATTCAACACCGAGCCCACCGCCTCCCGCATCGAACAGACCCGGGAAACGGCCATGCTGGTGGAGGTGGTCCGGGCGGAGCGCGGGGACTTCCGGCCCGTGGTGGAGGCCATGGGCACGGTGCGCCCCGCCCGAGACGTCATCCTCCGCCCCCGCGTGGAGGGCCAGATCGTGGAACGGACCGGGGCCTTTACTCCGGGCGGCTTCGTGGAGCGGGACGAGGCCCTGCTGCGCATCGATCCGGACGACTACCGCAACGCCCTGCGCCAGCGACGGAGCGAACTGCGCCGGGCGGAATCCGCCCTGCGCCTGGAGATGGGCCAGCAGACCGTGGCCCGCAAGGAATTCCAGCTCCTTCGGGAGAATCTCTCCGGCGAGGAGAAAGCCCTGGTCTTGCGCGAGCCGCAACTGCGCTCCGCCCGGGCGGAAGTGGAGTCCGCCCGCGCCGCCGTGGAGCAGGCCCGGTTGGAACTTGATCGCACCACCATCCGCGCCCCCTTCGACGCCCAGGTGCTCACCCGGGAGGCGGACCTCGGCTCCCAGGTGGAGGCCGGGGACGCCCTGGGACGGCTGGTGGGTCTGGACACCTACTGGGTGGAGGCCACCGTCCCCCTGGCCAAGCTGCGCTGGATCGAATTCCCGGACGAAACCGGCGGAGGCGGGGCCGAGGTGCTGGTGCGAGACCGGCTGGCCTGGCCGGAGGGCGTCACCCGGAAGGGGCGCATCCACAAGCTGGTGGGCGAGTTGGAGGACCGCACCAGGCTGGCCAGGGTGCTGCTGGCCGTGGACGACCCCCTGGCCCGGCTTGAGGAAAACGCGGGGCGGCCGCCCCTGATGATCGGGGCCTTCGTGGAGGCGAGCATCCAGGCCAGGCGCATCGAGGACGTGGTGCGGCTGGACCGCGACTACCTGCGCCCCGGCGACACCGTGTGGGTGCTGCGCGACGGCCGGCTGGACATCCGCCGGGCCGGAGTGGCCTTCCGCGACGCGGAGTACGCCTACATCCGCGACGGCCTCGAGGACGACGAGCTGGTGGTGACCACCAGCCTGGCCACCGTGGCCGAGGGAGTGCCCCTGCGCCGCAAGGAATCCCGCGCCGGGGAAGCCGGAGAGCCCGGGCAATGA
- a CDS encoding efflux transporter outer membrane subunit → MALRTALAVALLLLALAAGCARPAPDLSTPVEPPPAFSRSGEAPLEERWWTAFGDQRLNELVEAALRDNFDLETAWQRLREARAVAERAESGLSPSLDATARGEASGYESNGDSGGNGDSDGGPVSESDEELRLGLAAEYEVDLWGRIRQAAEAEEFRARASMEDYRAAALSLSAEVVRTWYRLMAAHSRLDLLRQQAGADEKVLELVRARFGTGQMRSVDVLRQRGLLESTRQRVHEARSSVRVQEHQLAVLLGRPPREVPEYTPRGLPNPPPLPDAGLPAELIRRRPDIRRAFNRLRAADKDLAAAVSAQYPRLSLTGSLSTAQNDADQLFRNWAYSLAGELAAPLLDGGRREAEVDSAEARAKQRLAEYGQAILTSFREVEDALTQELHQGRALESLDRQVELASRASERLRLEYLNGLRGYIDVLTSVTEEHQLRRDRIAARLALVEYRIALYRTLAGGFATGRETES, encoded by the coding sequence ATGGCGCTCCGCACCGCCCTGGCCGTGGCCCTTCTGCTGTTGGCGCTGGCCGCTGGCTGCGCCCGGCCCGCGCCGGATCTTTCAACCCCGGTGGAGCCGCCCCCCGCCTTCTCCCGCTCCGGGGAGGCCCCACTGGAGGAAAGGTGGTGGACCGCCTTCGGCGACCAGCGGCTCAACGAACTTGTGGAAGCGGCCCTGCGGGACAATTTCGACCTCGAAACCGCTTGGCAGCGGCTGCGGGAGGCCCGAGCCGTGGCCGAACGGGCGGAGTCCGGCCTGTCCCCCTCCCTGGACGCCACCGCCCGGGGCGAGGCTTCCGGGTACGAGTCGAACGGGGATTCCGGCGGCAACGGCGATTCGGACGGCGGCCCGGTTTCCGAAAGCGACGAGGAGCTGCGTCTGGGTCTGGCCGCGGAGTACGAGGTGGACCTCTGGGGCCGCATCCGCCAGGCCGCCGAGGCCGAGGAGTTCCGCGCCCGGGCCTCAATGGAGGACTACCGCGCGGCCGCCCTCTCCCTTTCCGCCGAGGTGGTCCGGACTTGGTACCGGCTCATGGCCGCCCACAGCCGCCTGGACCTGCTGCGGCAGCAAGCCGGGGCGGACGAAAAGGTGCTGGAACTGGTTCGCGCCCGTTTCGGCACCGGCCAGATGCGGAGCGTGGACGTGCTGCGACAGCGCGGGCTCTTGGAAAGCACCCGCCAGCGGGTGCACGAGGCGCGTTCAAGCGTACGGGTTCAGGAGCACCAGCTGGCGGTGCTCCTGGGCAGGCCGCCAAGAGAGGTGCCGGAGTACACCCCGCGCGGACTGCCCAACCCGCCGCCCTTGCCCGACGCCGGGTTGCCGGCCGAACTCATCCGCCGCCGCCCGGACATCCGCCGGGCCTTCAACCGGCTGCGGGCCGCGGACAAGGACTTGGCCGCGGCCGTCAGCGCCCAGTACCCCCGGCTGTCCCTCACCGGCTCCCTTTCCACCGCCCAGAACGACGCCGACCAGTTGTTCCGCAACTGGGCCTACTCCCTGGCCGGGGAACTGGCGGCGCCGCTGCTGGACGGCGGCAGGCGCGAGGCCGAGGTGGACAGCGCCGAGGCCCGGGCCAAACAGCGGCTGGCGGAATACGGCCAGGCCATACTGACCTCCTTTCGGGAGGTGGAGGACGCCCTGACCCAGGAACTCCATCAAGGCCGGGCCCTGGAGAGCCTGGACAGGCAGGTGGAGCTGGCCTCGCGCGCCTCCGAACGGCTGCGCCTGGAATACCTCAACGGCCTGCGCGGCTACATCGACGTGCTCACCTCAGTCACCGAGGAGCACCAACTCCGCCGCGACCGCATCGCGGCCAGGCTGGCCCTGGTGGAGTACCGCATCGCCCTGTACCGCACCCTGGCGGGGGGCTTCGCCACCGGGCGGGAGACGGAGTCGTGA